CATGAAGGTATGTAGCAAATTCAAAACCTGATAGTGAAGTAGACCAGTTGGTAATCTATAATTCATTATCTTATCATGTAACATCCCTGGATAACAACAGAGAATCCTCAtgatcaaattcattttttctttagatgGCTACATTGGCCACTTACTTTGGACTTGGGCAGCAAAAGCACAGGTATGAAATCTATACTATTGGAATCATTTTATGAACATTTCATGattgtaatttttattaatcactGCCTGAAACAGGAGTCTTGACGATGTTCGAATGAATTTGGAGGTCCTCAAGCACTGTGCCACCGTGCTGTTTCTGGTGTTCACTCTCTTTAACTTCTCTGAAACCGGGCTTTTTGGTCTTTCTTAACGCAACAATGCATTCCAAGATGATATGCTGATGCCGGTGTTACTGTTTGGTTATCAGGAATCAAGCCTGCCTAGTGTGTTGAGCGGCAAGTGGAATGACTCGACCACCATCACAACGAGAAGTAGAAGCAATGGGAAACTGATGTGCAGAGAAGAAAGTAGCCGGAAATCTCCCACAACTTCTCTTGGATATCAAAGAGCAGTTCCCTATGCAAGGGGAGGCTTGGGAAAGGTTTcatcatttccattttctcttctcAAGAATTTGCATGGATATTTGTCTATGCCATTAACTAACAACAAATCAAAACAGATGACAGAAAGGGTGAAGAATCTATTGTGCAAAGCCCGTGAAAAACCAGCTCTCAACAACATACTAAAGCACTCTCATTCGCTGCTCCGGTGACTGAAAGTTGGCTAGTTTCCCATGTTGCATCTATCGATCCTTGTCCTGCTAATGTTTCACTAAGATGTAGAGGTTGAAGATGGGTTGAAGTACTACAGCTCAACCAAAGACGAGAAGAGTAATCTCTTTGAGGCATTCATTCCTTTCGAACAAGCTCGAAAGGGCAGTTTCATCGAAGTTATCTCAAAAGTGGGATGGAAAACtgaggatgaggatgaggatgaggatgagTAGCTCCTATCACCATCTTAGAGAAACACAGCAGCAACATTGATTTGtagatattttcttcctttttttttttttttttcaaataatattaatttcttatataaaGACTAGCAACAATCATTCTTCCATTGCTTTGCCTCAAACACATTGGTGAAACTCATAATTCTAAGTTATATGAATCGCCAACTTCACTTCGAAAACAAAAGATGGACTTAGCTGAAAACGATCAAAGCCTATGAATTTCACATAAAGTTTTACATTAACAATATTAGATCTTTTAACACACCAAGCTTAGTACGAAAAAGATGGCAAGCCACTGCTAAACAATCATCTCGCTGTTATATTTTACAGGAGATGGCCAAACCACACACAAGATGAGCAGGGAGAAGCAGaacttatttctttattttgggaTATACAGAAACACTGAGGATAGTAACATCTAAATAGTAGTCAGAATCTTGATGGTGGAGCATTCATCCACAGCTTCTGCAACAGACAAGAAGACCCTTCCTCCAATTTTGTTCACAAACTTTGCTAGCTTTAGCTTGTGAATCACTTGCCACCTGGGGTTGGCTATGGCTAGCTGAGGGAGAAAGAGATGATGATGAGGGccaatttttataaacaaaaagaaaggtTGCTAATACCTCCCCAACTTAGAAGACCAATGTGAGCTTAAGCTTAATATCAGTGCCTCACCTCCATTCCTTGTGAGACCAGTTGCTTGTGCACCTCCTCCAGAGAAGCAATTCCCGAGGTGTCGATGTTCATCAAGTCTGCCATAACAGGATCAGCAGAATGGATTAAAATGGGTACAGGATAGAAGCAACATAACGTTCATTAATCGTTGGGTTCTCCATGGAACACTCACTGGACATGTCAAGAACTACTAGTTGATTCCTCCCTTTTGCACTTCCCTTATTGTCCTCTGCTTCCTCAGTCACCCACATCATAATCCTTAGAAGGGTATATCAGAAGAACTGCCTTATTAGTTTACTTCACGAAATTAAATCTCTTTCTGATAATGTGGGGGTGGGGGGGGAGGGGCGGGGGGGAGCATACCTTTCTCTAACAAAATTGGCATTTGCGAAACAAAGGAGGGCAGACTTGACACGGACGATCAGAACTCCAGGGCTTGTAATAGCCATGGGATATTGATCTACATCACAGAACATATTGGTTCCTGGAAGTCTTCCCAGAGTTTCAATGCCTGGTCTAATTGCATTAAGTATGatctttgcaaatgatattgtTAACTGCAACTCAAACATGTTCAGAATATCAGCATATTATCATAATTAGGTAGAAGTTTTCCATTTTTAGAAGACTATGGCTGGGATTCATGATAGGAGTTGCCTAAAAATCTGACCCATATGAGAATGATCATAACCCCATCAATcagaaaattgttgaaaatttccCTAGATTCAGGCAGGACCCCCCCACTGTGACTCCCAACAAAATTCTAGAAATATTGCCTTTTCTTGTGAAAACCCTTCAATGTATTGTGTAAATAGacagttatatatatatatatataaatggattCATACACATTTCTCTATAGCTGAAAGTAGATTTTACCGCAACTAGAAGACCGATTTCCACGGAACCAAACAGAACCCCCAAGAATGCTCCAATGCAAGCTAGGAAATCCAACTTGTCCACCTTCCATATTTTGTAAGCTTCACTGATGTCAATGAGTCCCGGAATAGCAGAAAGAATAATTGAAGCAAGGATTGCAGTTGGAGTGAAATACAAGAGCTTTGTGAAGAATTGCAAAGATATCAACACAGTGATGGCCATCACAATGTTGGAAATGGCAGTTTCACAACCAGCACTGAAATTTACCGCAGAGCGTGAGAATGAACCTGCATAAACAATTACATATAAAGAAGACTGATATTGCCAAGGAGGGGCAGGGGACTAGAGCCATTACAACAACTAGAAGGCGAAGGGAGGGGGGAATTCATCAAATTTACCTGTTGCAACATAGCAAGAAGTCAGAGATCCTGCAATGTTCATGATGCCCAGAGCAACCATTTCTTTGTTTCCATCCAGATGGTATCCTTTTATGGATGCAAAAGACCGGCCAACTGCAATGGCTTCCTAAACTTGACATAATATAGTACagttaaaagaagaaaatattgagTCTCTGTGTGTTTTTGAAGAATAAGGTTGAGGAATTGGACACATACTGTAAGTGCAATAATGGCCACAATCAGCCCAATTTTGGCTATCTCTCCAGTATGTGGACCAGTGAACTGTAGCTGATGAACTGAGCTTGGATTCAAGCCTCCCTTGATGTGTTTCACTACCTTAACTCCATGTTTATCAGCTCTTGTGAGAAAAACTATCAGTGTTGATAAAATAACAGACACTAGAGGAGCAATGGCTGGCAACCAGAACAGTTTCTTGTTCCTTCTTCCCTGAGAGAATCCATAAGTACTATTTTTTACAAGTTTGGACAAACAAATTTGATGGATAATTGGACTGAAACAGAAGCTTGAACACCAATCTTGTTATTACTTACCACAAATCTGGTAATTAGAATAAAGCTCAGGAAGGAGCAGCCGAGGATAAAATTGTAGGGACTCCACTGTgatcaaaccaaaaaaaagaaaaaaaataataatttactgGTCTAAGTTATATGAAAGATTCCTAATATTTAGGATgaacatatgaaaaaaaactcAACAGTATGATGAAATGATCTCCAAACAGCTTCCAGAACAGAGATGACATCAGTTTTGTTTGTGAAGTGAGTGATCCCAAGCAGTCCCTTCAGTTGTTGAAGACCGATGACAACAGCTGCACCCGCCATGAACCCAACCAGAGCAGCATGGGAAAGAAAATCCACAAGAAAACCCAGCCtgtacaaagaaaagaaaaatggaagaaaggtGATTGATTACGAAGAATGAGACAATGAGATGTTGCCTtgatcaatttgaagatgaactAGAATTAGACCCACCTTAGCAGTGCAAAAGCAGCTTGAAAGATACCTGCAAGAAAGGTTGCAGTAAACACAAGCTTTCTGTAGGCAATTGGATTATCTACAGGATCTTCAAGTTTCGGAACCATTGAAGAGATCAACAGAGAAACCACAGCCACTGGTCCAATTGCTATCTCTCTTGAAGTCCCCATTAAAGCATAAATGAGTGGTGGAATAGCACTTGTATCTAACATGGCAAAGGTTATGCTCAGAATGATTAATACAACATCTACTAAATCTATGATATGCCCTTGGATTAAC
Above is a genomic segment from Vitis riparia cultivar Riparia Gloire de Montpellier isolate 1030 chromosome 7, EGFV_Vit.rip_1.0, whole genome shotgun sequence containing:
- the LOC117917676 gene encoding low affinity sulfate transporter 3 — encoded protein: MVSERESEICLSKFSQTLQTTMAAASPVEACTAEEMLDPEQNGRAERVQWVLNAPEPPGLWQELMDSIRETAFPHGNNFLSLQKQPTTHAISVLQGIFPILQWCRNYKATKFKKDLMAGLTLASLSIPQSIGYATLAKLDPQFGLYTSAIPPLIYALMGTSREIAIGPVAVVSLLISSMVPKLEDPVDNPIAYRKLVFTATFLAGIFQAAFALLRLGFLVDFLSHAALVGFMAGAAVVIGLQQLKGLLGITHFTNKTDVISVLEAVWRSFHHTWSPYNFILGCSFLSFILITRFVGRRNKKLFWLPAIAPLVSVILSTLIVFLTRADKHGVKVVKHIKGGLNPSSVHQLQFTGPHTGEIAKIGLIVAIIALTEAIAVGRSFASIKGYHLDGNKEMVALGIMNIAGSLTSCYVATGSFSRSAVNFSAGCETAISNIVMAITVLISLQFFTKLLYFTPTAILASIILSAIPGLIDISEAYKIWKVDKLDFLACIGAFLGVLFGSVEIGLLVALTISFAKIILNAIRPGIETLGRLPGTNMFCDVDQYPMAITSPGVLIVRVKSALLCFANANFVRERIMMWVTEEAEDNKGSAKGRNQLVVLDMSNLMNIDTSGIASLEEVHKQLVSQGMELAIANPRWQVIHKLKLAKFVNKIGGRVFLSVAEAVDECSTIKILTTI